A part of Neoarius graeffei isolate fNeoGra1 chromosome 8, fNeoGra1.pri, whole genome shotgun sequence genomic DNA contains:
- the LOC132890390 gene encoding alcohol dehydrogenase class-3-like encodes MGTENKVIRCKAAVAWEPGKPLAVEEVEVAPPKDHEVRIKIAVSGVCHTDWMCLYDCGKGVKTRPFPLVLGHEGAGVVESVSPGVTTVQPGDQVIPLFLPQCGECEFCLIPKMNLCLKNLEKLQQCVLADGTSRITCKGQQVYQFAGVSTFSEYTVVPEYNVAKIHRDAPLDKVCLLGCGVATGYGAALNAAKVEHGSVCAVFGLGAVGLATVMGCKAARASRIIGVDINAEKCEVAKKFGVTDFVNPNDHSKPIQEVLMEMTSGGVDYSFECVGNVTLMRAVFESCRVAWGTCVIVGWNETGSLSLAPIDVLKGRTLKGTYFGGWKSVSSVPKLVEDYMSGPILLDEFVTHTLRLEEINHAFELIINGKSIRTVIKM; translated from the exons GTGATTAGGTGTAAAGCAGCTGTTGCGTGGGAACCTGGGAAACCTCTTGCTGTTGAAGAAGTGGAAGTTGCTCCACCTAAAGATCATGAAGTGAGAATTAAG ATTGCAGTGAGCGGTGTGTGTCACACAGACTGGATGTGTCTGTATGATTGTGGGAAGGGAGTGAAGACTCGGCCGTTTCCCCTCGTTCTGGGTCATGAAGGTGCCGGTGTGGTGGAGAGTGTCAGCCCGGGGGTGACCACTGTGCAGCCAG GTGATCAGGTGATCCCTCTCTTCCTGCCACAGTGTGGTGAGTGTGAATTCTGTCTGATCCCAAAGATGAACCTCTGCTTGAAGAACTT ggagaaGCTTCAGCAGTGTGTGCTAGCTGATGGTACGAGTCGTATCACCTGTAAGGGTCAGCAGGTGTATCAGTTTGCTGGTGTGAGCACTTTCTCCGAATACACCGTCGTTCCTGAATACAACGTCGCTAAGATTCACCGAGACGCACCGCTGGATAAAGTGTGTCTCCTCGGCTGTGGGGTGGCTACAGGATACGGAGCAGCACTAAATGCggccaaa GTGGAGCATGGTTCTGTCTGTGCCGTGTTCGGTTTGGGAGCCGTCGGTCTCGCCACGGTGATGGGCTGTAAAGCTGCAAGAGCCTCCAGGATCATCGGCGTCGACATCAACGCGGAGAAATGTGAAGTTGCCAAGAAGTTCGGTGTCACTGACTTTGTGAACCCTAACGATCACAGCAAACCCATTCAGGAGGTGCTGATGGAGATGACGAGTGGAGGAGTGGACTACAGCTTCGAGTGTGTGGGGAACGTCACACTTATG AGGGCAGTGTTTGAGAGCTGCAGAGTTGCCTGGGGAACCTGTGTAATTGTGGGATGGAATGAAACGGGCAGCCTCTCGCTGGCTCCCATCGACGTCCTGAAGGGACGAACGCTTAAAGGAACCTACTTTGGTG GATGGAAGAGTGTGAGTAGTGTACCCAAACTGGTGGAGGACTACATGAGTGGCCCAATTCTGCTGGATGAGTTTGTGACACACACGCTCCGTCTGGAGGAGATTAACCACGCCTTCGAACTCATCATCAATGGGAAAAG taTCCGAACAGTGATAAAAATGTGA
- the LOC132890391 gene encoding alcohol dehydrogenase class-3-like: MGTENKVIRCKAAVVWEPGKSLAVEEVEVSPPKEHEVRIKIVVSSVCHTDWLYLRDCETGVKTQSFPLIVGHEGAGVVEGVGPGVTTVQPGDKVIILFLSECRECDYCLSQKTNHSLINREKTQQGVLADGTSRFTCKGQQVYQFEGVSTLSEYTVVPEHNVTRIHRDAPLDKVCFLGCGIAALNTGKVEHGSVCAVFGLGAVGLATVMGCKSAGAARIIGVDINAEKYEVAKRFGVTDFVNPNDHSKPIQEVLMEMTSGGVDYSFECVGNVTLMRAAFESCKTPCGTCVAVGWTENNLILQSPEDRVYERMCKGLIFGGLRSVTLVTKLVHDYICLLLDEGTYTSSLVEINHVFKLMTSGESVRSVIKM, encoded by the exons ATGGGGACTGAGAATAAG GTGATCaggtgtaaagcggctgtggtgtgGGAACCTGGAAAGTCTCTCGCTGTTGAAGAAGTGGAAGTTTCTCCACCTAAAGAACATGAAGTGAGAATTAAG ATagtggtgagcagtgtgtgtCACACAGACTGGTTATATTTGCGTGATTGTGAGACAGGAGTGAAGACTCAGTCGTTTCCCCTCATTGTGGGTCATGAAGGTGCCGGGGTGGTGGAGGGTGTCGGCCCGGGGGTGACCACTGTGCAGCCAG GTGATAAAGTGATCATTCTCTTCCTGTCTGAGTGCAGAGAGTGTGACTACTGTCTGAGCCAAAAGACAAACCACAGCTTAATCAACCG GGAGAAGACTCAGCAGGGTGTGTTAGCTGATGGTACGAGTCGTTTCACCTGTAAGGGTCAGCAGGTGTATCAGTTTGAAGGTGTGAGCACTTTGTCTGAATACACCGTTGTTCCTGAACACAATGTCACAAGGATTCACCGAGATGCACCGCTGGATAAAGTCTGTTTCCTCGGCTGTGGAATCGCAGCACTAAACACgggcaaa GTGGAGCATGGTTCTGTCTGTGCTGTGTTCGGTTTGGGAGCCGTCGGTCTCGCCACGGTGATGGGCTGTAAATCTGCTGGAGCTGCCAGGATCATCGGCGTCGACATCAACGCGGAGAAATATGAAGTTGCCAAGAGGTTCGGTGTCACTGACTTTGTGAACCCTAACGATCACAGCAAACCCATTCAGGAGGTGCTGATGGAGATGACGAGTGGAGGAGTGGACTACAGCTTCGAGTGTGTGGGGAACGTCACACTTATG AGGGCAGCATTTGAGAGCTGCAAGACTCCCTGTGGAACCTGTGTGGCTGTGGGATGGACTGAAAACAACCTGATCTTGCAGTCACCTGAGGACCGTGTGTATGAACGGATGTGTAAGGGACTTATCTTTGGTG GATTGAGGAGTGTGACTCTTGTAACCAAACTGGTGCACGACTACATCTGTCTTTTGCTGGATGAGGGGACATACACGTCCTCTCTGGTGGAGATTAATCACGTCTTCAAACTGATGACCAGTGGGGAAAG tGTTCGGTCGGTGATAAAAATGTGA